The following coding sequences lie in one bacterium genomic window:
- the ispD gene encoding 2-C-methyl-D-erythritol 4-phosphate cytidylyltransferase has product MLIPAAGRGERLVSAVSKALVTIAGKPILWWAVKSFLEDANLRQIVIAASKSDTSTIRDLFDGSSPHARFEVVEGGASRQDSVGKALDVVDSDVELILVHDAARPILSKSTIKAVIDALHASEAAVPGLPVVDTIKQVNSQSFVECTLLRERLFAIQTPQGIRADVFRKAHSLARSSGVQCTDDVALVEHFQLGTVKLVSGDPNNFKITHPIDLTRAAALLQKKLSS; this is encoded by the coding sequence TTGCTGATTCCCGCTGCTGGACGCGGAGAGCGGTTAGTTTCAGCCGTGTCAAAAGCGCTTGTAACAATTGCAGGCAAACCAATTCTGTGGTGGGCCGTCAAGTCGTTTTTAGAAGACGCCAACCTGCGGCAGATCGTGATAGCGGCATCGAAAAGCGATACGTCTACTATTCGAGACCTGTTTGATGGTAGCTCGCCGCATGCAAGATTTGAGGTCGTTGAAGGCGGAGCGAGTAGGCAAGACTCTGTCGGAAAAGCGTTGGACGTTGTAGACTCGGACGTGGAACTCATACTGGTGCACGATGCTGCACGACCGATCCTAAGTAAGTCCACGATCAAAGCCGTGATTGATGCGTTGCATGCCTCCGAAGCGGCAGTTCCGGGGCTTCCAGTGGTTGATACGATTAAGCAAGTCAATAGCCAGTCTTTCGTTGAGTGCACCTTGCTGCGCGAAAGACTATTTGCCATTCAGACTCCGCAGGGGATTCGGGCCGACGTGTTTCGAAAAGCGCACAGTCTGGCAAGGTCTTCCGGAGTACAATGCACGGATGACGTTGCGTTGGTAGAGCACTTCCAATTAGGAACCGTCAAGCTTGTCTCTGGCGATCCAAACAACTTTAAGATTACCCACCCTATCGATTTGACGCGTGCCGCAGCCTTGCTGCAGAAGAAACTTTCTTCGTGA
- the ribD gene encoding bifunctional diaminohydroxyphosphoribosylaminopyrimidine deaminase/5-amino-6-(5-phosphoribosylamino)uracil reductase RibD: protein MSSKLQASNEDRRFMQLALREAEKGAGAVSPNPLVGAVAVKDGQVLAKAFHRKFGDVHAEVALLNKLKGERAQGATIYVNLEPCCHFGKTAPCTAALIEAGVKRVVVALQDPNPLVDGKGMMQLSAAGIEVTHGICEAEARRLNAPFITYMEKGRPWLLLKVAQSLDGRIALSNGKSRWITGTESRKEVHRIRARLDAVLVGVLTVIDDDPELTVRHVKGRNPIRLIADSKLRIPESARVLRHPDPEKTWILTTAGADMDKAKFLDQLGVKVITCRESADGKVDMRSAMRELARREISSILVEGGGTVHAALLGSGLCDEMIVAVSPMVIGSDGRASVGQLELESLEDAPRFKTFRHKVLADDYWFYLERDVYRHR from the coding sequence GTGTCAAGTAAGCTGCAAGCCAGTAATGAGGATCGTCGATTCATGCAGCTTGCACTGCGCGAGGCTGAAAAAGGCGCAGGTGCAGTGAGCCCGAATCCGCTTGTCGGAGCCGTTGCGGTGAAAGACGGTCAAGTCCTTGCGAAGGCTTTTCATCGGAAGTTTGGCGATGTTCACGCGGAAGTTGCGTTGCTCAACAAATTGAAGGGAGAGCGGGCGCAAGGGGCAACGATCTACGTCAACCTCGAACCATGTTGTCACTTTGGGAAGACTGCACCCTGCACGGCCGCACTAATCGAAGCAGGAGTAAAGCGCGTCGTTGTGGCACTGCAGGATCCCAATCCTCTGGTCGACGGCAAAGGGATGATGCAGCTATCGGCAGCCGGTATCGAAGTCACACATGGCATATGTGAGGCTGAAGCTCGAAGGCTTAATGCTCCATTCATTACCTACATGGAGAAGGGCCGACCTTGGCTTCTGCTGAAGGTCGCGCAGAGTCTTGATGGTCGGATTGCCCTCTCGAATGGGAAGTCACGATGGATAACTGGTACCGAATCTCGTAAGGAAGTGCATCGGATTCGCGCGCGGCTTGATGCTGTTCTTGTCGGGGTATTGACTGTAATAGATGACGATCCGGAACTGACAGTCCGGCATGTGAAGGGTCGCAATCCCATTCGGTTGATAGCAGACTCTAAACTTCGCATTCCCGAATCCGCCCGCGTCTTACGACACCCGGACCCGGAAAAGACTTGGATACTGACAACTGCCGGAGCAGATATGGACAAGGCAAAATTCCTTGACCAATTAGGTGTCAAGGTGATTACTTGCCGTGAGTCTGCTGATGGCAAAGTGGATATGAGAAGCGCGATGCGCGAACTGGCGCGTCGAGAAATCTCATCAATATTGGTTGAAGGAGGCGGCACTGTTCATGCCGCGCTTCTTGGTTCCGGCCTGTGTGACGAGATGATTGTCGCAGTTTCGCCTATGGTGATTGGTTCCGACGGTCGTGCTAGCGTTGGACAGTTGGAGCTTGAGTCGCTTGAGGATGCGCCGCGCTTCAAGACTTTCCGTCACAAAGTATTAGCAGACGATTATTGGTTTTATTTGGAGCGAGATGTTTACCGGCATCGTTGA
- a CDS encoding riboflavin synthase — MFTGIVEAMGTVTKLEDRPGFRKMWLSGPSWLNNYPSGGSLSINGCCTTNIGEGDFACDLMKVTLEKTSLGLLELGSRVNLERPLTLGAELGGHLVQGHVDGTGEVKSIETIGDTRLLEITIPADLRRYVVLTGSIAIDGVSLTVAEIHEQSIVIGIIPHTWDVTNFQDYYAGRRVNIEVDLIGKYIERLLPERLLKGDLFQGLTHE; from the coding sequence ATGTTTACCGGCATCGTTGAAGCCATGGGGACGGTGACCAAGTTGGAGGACCGGCCCGGCTTTCGAAAAATGTGGTTGTCAGGACCGTCATGGTTGAACAACTATCCTTCTGGCGGAAGTCTTTCTATTAACGGATGTTGTACCACGAATATTGGTGAGGGCGATTTTGCCTGTGACTTGATGAAAGTCACACTGGAGAAGACGTCGCTGGGGCTGCTCGAACTCGGCAGCCGTGTGAATCTTGAAAGGCCGTTGACTCTTGGTGCAGAGTTGGGCGGGCATTTGGTGCAAGGTCATGTCGACGGGACAGGCGAGGTGAAGTCTATAGAGACGATAGGCGATACTCGACTGTTAGAGATCACAATTCCTGCTGATTTGCGCCGATATGTCGTCTTGACCGGTTCAATAGCCATCGATGGAGTCTCCCTCACCGTTGCGGAAATCCACGAGCAGTCTATCGTCATCGGAATTATTCCCCATACCTGGGATGTAACGAATTTCCAGGACTATTACGCGGGTCGCAGGGTGAACATCGAGGTGGACTTGATTGGCAAATACATCGAGCGTCTGCTTCCGGAAAGACTGCTGAAGGGTGACTTGTTCCAAGGACTCACTCATGAATAG
- the dtd gene encoding D-tyrosyl-tRNA(Tyr) deacylase: MKIVLQRVTSAKVVVENEVVGAIEQGLLILLGIAENDTDEHVSWAVQKVCELRIFTDSEGKFNLSLEDVGGAALVVSQFTLLGDVQKGRRPSFIKAARPDVAIPLYEKFVERLRGRGVRTETGQFGAKMDVHLVNDGPVTLIIEK, from the coding sequence GTGAAAATTGTTTTGCAGCGTGTCACCTCGGCAAAAGTTGTGGTCGAGAATGAAGTGGTCGGGGCAATCGAACAGGGTCTACTCATTCTATTGGGAATTGCCGAGAATGACACAGATGAGCACGTGAGTTGGGCAGTGCAGAAGGTTTGTGAACTTAGGATATTCACTGATTCAGAGGGCAAATTCAATCTGAGCCTTGAGGACGTCGGGGGAGCTGCTTTGGTCGTAAGCCAATTCACTCTGCTGGGCGATGTGCAGAAGGGGCGACGGCCGAGTTTCATCAAGGCTGCCCGCCCGGATGTGGCGATACCATTATACGAGAAGTTTGTAGAGAGGCTTCGAGGCAGAGGTGTTAGGACCGAAACTGGCCAATTTGGGGCTAAAATGGACGTCC
- the ribA gene encoding GTP cyclohydrolase II yields MPHFLDSLADGLRDFASGKMVIVVDDEDRENEGDLVQASEFVTPESVNFMAAYGRGMICVCLTAERCAQLGLRQQVTENTAKLGTAFTESVDYLHGTTTGISASDRATTIRALVNAQTKPHDLGRPGHIHPLRAHPGGVLARPGQTEASVDLARLAGLYPSGTLCEVMGDDGKMLRGAALRAYADRYGLKIISVEQIATHRAQTEIFMEERVRVPFPSKFGRFTLIHFSDKIRHEDHLALVKEPLDFDKPILVRAHSECLTGDVFGSGRCDCGSQLEAALRKMEAEGSGVLVYLRQEGRGIGLAAKLQAYKLQDSGLDTVEANLRLGYRADMRGYAQCAQILKLLKVKQVRLITNNPDKVADLERYGIDVVERVPSMSEPTASNRSYLAAKRDKLGHLIELK; encoded by the coding sequence ATGCCACATTTTCTGGATTCGCTTGCTGATGGCCTGCGTGATTTCGCAAGCGGGAAAATGGTAATAGTCGTCGACGACGAGGATCGCGAGAATGAAGGTGATCTGGTTCAGGCGAGCGAGTTTGTGACTCCCGAGTCCGTCAACTTCATGGCCGCATACGGCCGCGGAATGATCTGTGTCTGTTTGACAGCCGAACGTTGCGCTCAGCTTGGTCTCCGCCAGCAGGTAACCGAGAACACGGCGAAGCTTGGTACAGCCTTTACGGAATCAGTTGACTATCTTCACGGTACGACGACGGGAATTTCTGCCAGCGATCGCGCAACGACGATTCGCGCACTGGTGAACGCTCAGACGAAACCGCACGACTTAGGACGACCGGGCCATATTCACCCGTTGCGAGCGCATCCCGGCGGAGTTCTTGCGAGACCAGGTCAGACCGAGGCTTCTGTTGATCTGGCACGACTTGCAGGACTGTATCCTTCCGGGACTCTTTGCGAGGTAATGGGTGACGACGGTAAGATGCTGCGTGGAGCTGCGTTAAGAGCGTATGCCGATCGTTACGGACTGAAGATCATTTCAGTTGAGCAGATTGCGACTCATCGCGCACAGACTGAGATTTTCATGGAGGAACGCGTGCGCGTGCCGTTTCCGTCAAAGTTCGGACGATTCACATTGATCCACTTCTCGGATAAGATCAGACATGAGGACCATCTTGCGCTCGTAAAAGAGCCTTTGGACTTTGACAAACCGATTTTGGTCAGAGCACACTCCGAGTGTCTGACGGGTGACGTTTTTGGCAGCGGCCGCTGTGATTGCGGATCGCAGCTCGAGGCCGCTTTGCGCAAGATGGAAGCGGAGGGATCAGGTGTGCTGGTTTATCTGCGTCAGGAGGGCAGAGGGATCGGCCTGGCAGCGAAGCTCCAAGCATACAAATTGCAGGACAGCGGTTTGGACACTGTCGAAGCAAATCTAAGACTTGGTTATCGCGCCGACATGCGTGGATATGCTCAATGTGCACAGATACTGAAACTGCTGAAAGTGAAACAGGTTCGCTTAATCACAAATAACCCTGACAAAGTGGCGGACTTGGAGCGCTACGGGATCGATGTTGTGGAGAGAGTCCCTTCGATGAGTGAACCAACAGCTTCCAATAGAAGTTATCTTGCTGCAAAACGGGACAAGCTTGGTCACTTGATTGAGCTAAAGTAG
- the queA gene encoding tRNA preQ1(34) S-adenosylmethionine ribosyltransferase-isomerase QueA, protein MPVTSAVYEPRGVQTIPRLSDFKYNLPEKLIAQSPLERRDQSRMLVVDRETKEVRDELFTDITNYVNKGDVVVVNATRVFPARLFGYKEKTEAEIEVFLLRKLTDELWEVLVKPARKVRTGNNIIIGDEIVCEVIDNTTSGGRVVRFHYEGDFASLVEKHGKPPLPPYIRREPTPDDKDRYQTIFAQESGAVAAPTAGLHFTKEMVSKLKRKGVEIAPIILHVGLGTFRPVQVEDLSRHRMDSEYYEVMQSTVDMVNGAIERGNKIIAIGTSVTRTLETVANFNGGIKPASGWTDKFIYPPYHFKVVDTLLTNFHLPGSTLLMLVSAFSDREFIMKAYRHAVKEKYRFYSYGDCMLIL, encoded by the coding sequence ATGCCAGTAACATCGGCAGTCTATGAACCCCGGGGTGTACAGACCATTCCGCGCCTGTCCGACTTCAAGTACAATTTGCCAGAGAAGCTGATTGCGCAGTCTCCTCTTGAACGCCGTGACCAGTCGCGCATGCTTGTGGTGGATCGGGAGACCAAAGAAGTTCGGGACGAGCTCTTCACAGATATCACGAACTATGTGAATAAAGGCGACGTTGTTGTTGTGAACGCAACTCGTGTCTTTCCGGCGCGCCTGTTCGGGTATAAGGAGAAAACCGAAGCAGAAATCGAAGTCTTTCTATTGAGAAAATTGACGGACGAACTTTGGGAAGTATTGGTGAAACCCGCTCGCAAGGTCCGAACGGGCAACAATATTATTATCGGCGACGAAATTGTTTGTGAAGTAATTGACAACACAACGAGTGGTGGAAGGGTGGTGCGTTTTCACTACGAGGGGGATTTTGCAAGCCTCGTCGAAAAGCACGGTAAGCCTCCACTTCCACCCTATATCCGGCGCGAACCGACACCGGATGACAAGGATCGTTATCAGACGATTTTTGCGCAAGAGTCGGGTGCAGTCGCGGCTCCCACCGCAGGACTTCATTTCACTAAGGAAATGGTCAGCAAGCTGAAACGCAAAGGGGTGGAAATCGCTCCGATTATCTTACACGTCGGACTCGGTACGTTTCGCCCTGTTCAAGTTGAAGATCTGTCACGCCATAGGATGGACTCTGAGTACTACGAAGTCATGCAATCCACTGTGGATATGGTGAACGGAGCGATCGAACGTGGCAACAAGATAATCGCAATCGGCACTTCAGTAACGCGCACGCTCGAAACGGTTGCGAATTTCAACGGTGGAATCAAGCCTGCAAGCGGTTGGACAGATAAGTTCATTTATCCGCCCTATCACTTCAAAGTCGTGGACACACTTTTGACTAACTTCCATTTGCCCGGATCGACGCTTCTTATGCTCGTGTCCGCCTTTAGTGACCGCGAATTCATTATGAAGGCTTATCGCCATGCCGTCAAGGAGAAGTACCGCTTCTACAGCTATGGCGATTGTATGTTGATTCTTTGA
- a CDS encoding glutamate--tRNA ligase, whose protein sequence is MTKEVRTRYAPSPTGFLHVGGLRTALYNYLFARQHNGQILLRVEDTDRTRLVEGAVENFLDIFDWLGISFDESPRAGGPHAPYVQSERLDHYNRAIEVLRQNGHAYPCFCTTERLEQVRADQQARGVPPMYDRHCRSLTREEARARLEAGEAHVWRMAVPDARSVEVDDIIRGKVVFLSSTIDDQVLLKSDGYPTYHLANVVDDHEMKISHVIRGEEWLPSTPKHVLLYEFFDWELPQFAHLPLLLNPDRSKMSKRSGDVAVEAYREKGILAESLINFVALLGWHPQDDREFFTIDELIQEFRLERVSKAGAVFDQAKLRWMNAEYLAKLDDEIVWNAVAQLLPDALQEQSVARVRYAVEHLRPGAESFDDLARRVVESFAPASDLGEVWEENQLKLVTELVEGLSSLPAERWNDFDHLMIDFKELASAAGARLGLKGKGIWMTLRHALTGREHGPELGRLIGMWGREETLNRLNAAVAGRLSQDSHT, encoded by the coding sequence ATGACTAAGGAAGTTCGTACAAGGTACGCACCGAGTCCGACAGGCTTTTTGCACGTGGGCGGATTGCGTACCGCCCTTTATAACTACCTATTTGCGCGGCAGCACAATGGTCAAATTCTGCTTCGGGTCGAAGACACGGACCGCACCCGGCTTGTAGAAGGCGCGGTTGAAAACTTTCTCGATATCTTTGATTGGCTGGGAATTTCGTTCGATGAAAGTCCTCGCGCGGGTGGGCCGCACGCGCCATATGTGCAATCGGAACGACTCGATCATTACAACAGAGCGATCGAAGTTCTCCGCCAGAACGGGCACGCTTACCCGTGTTTTTGCACGACAGAACGTCTGGAACAAGTACGAGCTGATCAACAGGCGAGGGGCGTGCCACCTATGTATGATCGGCATTGCAGATCCTTGACCCGTGAAGAAGCGCGTGCAAGGTTGGAGGCTGGCGAAGCACACGTTTGGCGAATGGCTGTGCCGGACGCGCGATCTGTTGAAGTGGACGACATCATCCGAGGAAAGGTAGTATTTCTCTCCTCGACGATTGACGACCAGGTTTTGCTTAAGAGTGACGGATATCCGACCTATCATCTTGCTAACGTCGTAGATGATCATGAAATGAAAATCTCTCACGTGATTCGTGGCGAAGAATGGTTGCCGTCGACCCCAAAGCACGTGTTGCTCTATGAGTTCTTTGATTGGGAATTGCCACAGTTTGCTCATCTTCCACTATTGCTAAACCCTGATCGCTCGAAAATGTCGAAGCGATCGGGAGACGTGGCGGTCGAGGCCTATCGCGAAAAGGGGATTCTTGCGGAGTCATTGATAAACTTCGTAGCGCTTCTGGGCTGGCATCCTCAAGACGACAGAGAGTTTTTCACAATTGATGAGCTGATCCAGGAGTTTAGATTGGAAAGGGTGAGCAAAGCTGGGGCAGTGTTTGATCAAGCTAAACTGCGCTGGATGAATGCAGAGTATCTGGCGAAGCTGGACGACGAAATCGTGTGGAACGCCGTGGCGCAGCTTTTGCCTGATGCGTTGCAGGAACAGTCGGTCGCGCGAGTCAGGTATGCGGTTGAGCATTTGCGGCCCGGAGCTGAGAGCTTTGACGATTTAGCTCGTCGTGTGGTGGAGTCTTTTGCTCCGGCTTCGGATTTGGGCGAAGTATGGGAGGAAAATCAACTGAAGTTGGTTACGGAACTTGTTGAGGGTTTGTCGAGTTTGCCTGCAGAGCGATGGAACGATTTTGATCACCTGATGATTGACTTTAAAGAGTTAGCCAGCGCAGCAGGTGCTCGCCTTGGACTCAAAGGCAAGGGGATTTGGATGACGCTTCGACATGCCCTAACTGGGCGTGAACATGGTCCCGAGTTGGGACGATTGATAGGCATGTGGGGGAGAGAGGAAACTCTGAATCGTTTGAATGCCGCCGTAGCGGGCAGACTTTCCCAAGATTCACATACATGA
- a CDS encoding D-alanine--D-alanine ligase gives MNILVLCGGASSERNVSLASGDAVANWCSSLGHRTLKYDPEHPGTTFDSETPIAPEAIGMEAPRVSTSQSFDAGVVRGLLDAIEEHGINVVFPILHGGYGEDGSLQALLEWTGIAYTGSGPRSCAVSMHKPTAKALMAQAGIAVANGFEVAAYELDDETMIRSRLRDEIGYPAIVKPQSGGSTVGLTVLNSESQLPDALRLIREQRDGALIESYFRGREIAAAVVDGRALPLVEIMPKSGIYDYANKYTSGRTEYVCPAELSADLTQSVQRSAVSVFNALGARGFARIDFLVDDEKFICLELNSLPGMTATSLVPKAARAHGWSPEVLISRILETAWIPSGTAANQRH, from the coding sequence ATGAACATCTTAGTCCTCTGCGGCGGAGCGTCTTCAGAGCGAAACGTATCACTTGCATCTGGTGATGCAGTGGCAAACTGGTGCAGTTCGCTTGGACATCGCACATTGAAGTATGATCCGGAGCATCCAGGCACCACATTCGATTCCGAAACGCCTATCGCGCCTGAAGCGATTGGTATGGAAGCTCCGAGGGTGAGTACATCACAATCGTTTGATGCCGGGGTCGTGAGGGGTCTGCTTGATGCAATTGAAGAGCATGGGATAAACGTTGTTTTTCCTATCCTGCACGGCGGATACGGAGAGGACGGATCCCTGCAGGCACTGCTTGAATGGACGGGCATTGCTTATACAGGATCTGGACCACGTAGTTGCGCAGTCTCCATGCATAAGCCTACGGCCAAAGCTCTCATGGCGCAAGCTGGAATCGCGGTCGCCAATGGTTTTGAGGTCGCCGCGTACGAGCTTGATGACGAGACGATGATTCGCAGCCGTCTTCGGGATGAAATAGGCTACCCCGCAATCGTCAAACCTCAGAGCGGCGGGTCCACGGTTGGATTGACAGTGCTCAATTCTGAATCTCAACTCCCCGATGCACTTCGTTTGATTCGCGAACAGCGAGACGGTGCTTTAATCGAGTCGTATTTCAGGGGGAGGGAAATTGCTGCTGCTGTAGTTGATGGCAGGGCACTTCCTCTTGTAGAGATAATGCCGAAATCCGGAATCTATGATTACGCGAACAAATATACGTCCGGTCGCACCGAGTATGTTTGCCCGGCTGAACTCTCTGCAGATTTGACGCAATCTGTTCAACGATCGGCAGTAAGTGTCTTCAATGCTCTCGGTGCACGTGGCTTTGCAAGAATTGATTTCTTGGTGGATGACGAGAAGTTCATCTGCTTGGAGCTGAATTCCCTGCCGGGGATGACCGCAACTTCTCTTGTCCCCAAGGCAGCACGCGCGCACGGCTGGAGTCCGGAAGTATTAATCAGTCGTATTCTGGAGACTGCTTGGATACCGTCCGGAACTGCCGCAAACCAACGACATTGA
- a CDS encoding WD40 repeat domain-containing protein, whose protein sequence is MISCILASGCRDKCNDCDTSGQLEPPYGVVISAVGGEVAFFDLETLEFVLVDKQQGWATACELLPVSSRLVTTDNEAGGIAVYQVPTLEKLQSIALSGTPIDVKLDHAYLSAHVITNNGLYFRVPFSTLIADTADTGPSPRTLRFRPPSDQEAWIPCTGDRTVRVINMLGLQETARLSFAEACTDVCFSTDGSVAYCAVPGSGKLYKFSSHDYEILDSLSLVSGVVDLAISADGRYIAAADSINGIVRVYDLSNNEHSTIRCGTEARRVRYSSSRSSFFVICPQESWVLRIDPSVFPAEVRDTLVVERIPQCMSFLE, encoded by the coding sequence ATGATTTCGTGCATCCTTGCTTCAGGTTGCCGGGACAAATGCAATGACTGTGATACATCAGGCCAACTCGAACCACCGTATGGCGTTGTTATTAGTGCCGTCGGTGGCGAGGTGGCCTTTTTTGACTTAGAGACGCTTGAATTTGTCTTGGTAGACAAGCAGCAAGGATGGGCGACTGCCTGCGAGCTGCTTCCGGTAAGCAGCAGACTGGTAACGACCGATAATGAGGCAGGTGGCATTGCTGTCTATCAGGTGCCTACTCTCGAGAAGCTTCAGAGTATTGCGCTGTCCGGAACGCCGATAGACGTCAAGTTGGATCATGCCTACCTTTCGGCACATGTTATCACGAATAATGGGTTGTACTTTCGAGTGCCTTTCTCAACACTTATCGCAGATACGGCCGATACTGGTCCGTCGCCTCGCACGTTGCGATTCAGACCGCCCAGCGATCAGGAGGCTTGGATACCGTGCACAGGTGACAGAACGGTGCGTGTGATCAATATGCTTGGGCTGCAGGAAACCGCGCGACTGTCTTTTGCCGAAGCATGCACTGACGTTTGCTTTTCGACTGACGGTAGCGTAGCCTACTGTGCAGTCCCCGGCTCTGGAAAGCTCTACAAGTTCTCATCGCATGATTATGAGATACTCGATTCACTTAGCTTGGTTAGCGGCGTTGTGGATTTGGCAATTTCTGCTGACGGACGTTACATTGCAGCCGCAGACTCGATCAATGGCATTGTGAGAGTTTATGATCTGTCGAATAATGAGCACTCGACCATTCGTTGCGGGACAGAGGCTCGCCGTGTTCGCTACTCAAGTTCCCGCTCCTCATTCTTCGTAATCTGTCCCCAGGAGTCTTGGGTGCTCCGCATCGATCCTTCGGTATTCCCGGCAGAGGTACGGGATACGCTGGTCGTAGAGCGCATTCCGCAGTGCATGTCCTTCTTGGAGTAG
- the ispF gene encoding 2-C-methyl-D-erythritol 2,4-cyclodiphosphate synthase: MYPDLTPIRIGIGIDAHRFVAGRPLVLGGVTIPFDLGLEAHSDGDVLSHAVLDALLGAANAGDKGKLFPPSDPRFKDVRSTILLHEAMREVIKLGYEVGNVDVSVMCEEPKIGPFREEMCDAIATALGIDTTRVSVKGTTLEGMGFTGRKEGIAAVATVLLVKQHD, from the coding sequence ATGTATCCCGACTTGACACCTATCCGCATAGGAATTGGCATCGACGCACATCGATTTGTTGCGGGGCGGCCGCTCGTGCTTGGAGGAGTTACTATCCCTTTTGACCTCGGCTTGGAAGCTCATTCAGACGGTGACGTACTATCACATGCAGTGTTGGATGCTCTTCTGGGTGCAGCAAATGCGGGAGACAAAGGGAAGCTCTTTCCTCCCTCTGATCCACGATTTAAGGATGTGCGTTCGACCATTCTGCTGCACGAGGCCATGCGTGAAGTGATCAAGCTTGGGTATGAGGTAGGCAACGTCGATGTCAGCGTCATGTGTGAGGAACCGAAAATTGGACCTTTTCGCGAAGAAATGTGTGACGCGATCGCTACAGCACTTGGGATCGATACTACTCGTGTTTCTGTCAAGGGCACCACTCTGGAAGGGATGGGATTTACTGGACGGAAGGAAGGAATCGCGGCTGTTGCAACAGTGTTGTTGGTGAAACAACATGACTAA